One window from the genome of Puniceicoccus vermicola encodes:
- a CDS encoding 3'-5' exonuclease: MNIPADAPFPERMCKEVLRNLPMIGFKGKIELIQDDAQMDSALEELRHETLLGFDTESKPTFRRQDEVRPPALLQLSNGATAWLFQLRQISRHEELFAILADPAVEKVGVAPHDDIKGLNRISPFQAAGFTDLGTIASARGIITTGLRNLAGMFLNGRISKAAQVSNWEQNPLTKKQINYAATDAWVSLRIYEELNRRTGQAVPGEQLAQ; encoded by the coding sequence ATGAATATACCTGCCGACGCTCCCTTTCCCGAGAGGATGTGCAAAGAGGTCCTCCGCAATCTGCCGATGATCGGCTTCAAGGGAAAGATCGAGTTGATCCAAGATGACGCTCAGATGGACAGCGCCTTGGAAGAACTTCGCCACGAAACCCTTCTCGGGTTTGATACGGAGAGTAAGCCGACTTTCCGCCGCCAAGACGAAGTTCGACCACCGGCTCTCCTCCAGCTGTCCAACGGAGCGACAGCGTGGTTGTTCCAGCTTCGGCAGATTTCCCGACACGAAGAATTGTTCGCCATTCTTGCCGATCCGGCTGTCGAGAAAGTGGGCGTCGCCCCTCACGATGACATCAAAGGCCTCAATCGTATTTCCCCTTTCCAAGCCGCTGGCTTCACCGATCTCGGCACCATAGCCTCCGCCCGCGGAATCATTACCACCGGCCTCCGTAATCTCGCCGGAATGTTCCTCAACGGCCGTATTTCGAAAGCCGCACAGGTCTCCAATTGGGAACAGAATCCTCTGACCAAGAAGCAAATCAACTACGCCGCCACCGACGCCTGGGTCTCCCTCCGCATCTATGAGGAACTGAACCGCCGCACCGGCCAAGCCGTCCCCGGCGAACAGCTCGCGCA